In the Dolichospermum flos-aquae CCAP 1403/13F genome, GGAACGAGTAAAAGCCACCTCACCTGCTGAACTGGAAGATGCTATTGAGGGAATTGTCAGAAATGAATTACAAGCAATTGTCACTTTAGGTGGTGTTTTAGGTTTTGTTGTCGGTTTGTTGCAAGTAGGATTTTTATTTTTGAGTCAATCTATGTGATTGGTAATTGGTAATATAGGAATCCGGTTTGATTGTTGTTCATTATACTGAGACTCAATCGTTGATTCGATGGGGTTTACGGTTTACAGCTTGTTCAAAAATCAAATAGTAGCCCTATAGTTAAAAAATTTAACTTTTGTAAGAGTTAAAAAAATATCAGCAAATCCCGAATTTCTTGCTGGTCAATACGTCAGGGGAAACGCATCTAATTTTTTTTAACAAAATGTAACTTATATGAATAGAGAATAGGGGTAGTATTACAAGGGCAATATCAAGTTAATATGTGAATATAAAGAAAATTTCATGGTAAATTCGTTTCGATAAGAATCAATAAAATGGGTTGAAGTGGTATTCTCTCTTAAATGGCATACTGAATAAGGGAGAAATTAAAAAACCACTCTTGGGATGAAGGTAATAAAGCGAAAATGAGACGTAAATCTGCTAATAATAGACCAACTAATCCGTCTAAACCCTCTATGTTCCAATCCCCGGTGTTTAACTTCGCCACCATTGCCCTTTTAGGAGGAGTGATGATTTTGGGAATTGGGATTGGGATTGCGTTTAGTTCGACAACTACATTGAGTTCATCAAATGTGGCTTCCCGTGAGTTCATTGACACTAGAGCGCCAAATCCTGAGATTTGTGTGCAGTTTGGATCTAGCGCCATGGTGATGGATGCTAGACTCTTTGTCACTCTTAATCCCTTTAATGTCTTTGTTGCCCAGCCAAATATCCGCCCTGGATGTGTAATTCGTCAAAATAACTGGGCAATTTTGGAAAATAAAAAACTTGTAACATCAGATCAGGTACGAGAATGTAAAAATCGTCTTAATACCTTTGGCTTTACAGGGGACTTAAATAGTGAAAAGCCAGATATTAGATGTATTTATCAAAATGAATCGGCTCAAAATTTCTTTTTATCTCAACCGGGGGCTGTGGGAAGTCCTCAAGATACGGAAAGATTTTAAATATAGGAGTCAGGAGTCACCGAGTCAGGAGTCAGAAGTCAGGAGAAAGAAGAAGAAAGTTAAAAATTTTTCTTTTCCTTTTCCCCTTTCCCGACAAAGTTGAGTTTTCTCTGCCTAAATATACTTAATCACGACCATTGATAGCAATGAGCAAGCGTAAGATAAAAACGAATAAGTTAATGTAGGTGAGATACATTGACAAAGCTGCTGGTAAATATTCATCATTGCGGTAGGTACGAGGCAAGATGTAGAAATCAACTACTGATGCTCCTGCGAAGAGAAATACACCTATACCAGAGATACCAATTTCTAACCAACTGGGTGTATAAACGCCAAACAAGGCAAAGACAAATTGGAGCAGACAAACCACCAATAAGGCAACAATGCCTAAACTAATGGTTTTTGTCAAAGCCATACCGTCTGCTTCCGAAAGGTTAGAACCGATTTTTCGGGCAACAATGAAGGTAATGCCACAACTTAAAGCAGCAATAGCAATACCTTGAATACCTACCCCTTGGGTTCTCAAAGCTACAAATACCAAGCCACTTAGGGTATATCCAGATAATAGACTGTAAATACCCAATAGGGGTAAGGCTAGGGCTTTGTTACCTTTTGATGCGACATTTTGGGCAACGAAGAACAAAATTAATTCGAGAATTACCGCCCCAATGAAGGTAGGAAAAAAGAGTCCGGGATTAGTGCGGATAACACCTAAACCACCATAAGTTCCGAATGCTGTTAGCACCAATCCAGCACCGACATAGGGGAGGGCGTTAGCGATAACATTGGGACCAACGATTCCATGAGTTTTAGCCTCACGGAAAGCTTCACGAAAGTTGCTGGAATTACTCATATCTAAAAACTGCCAAAAAAGATGGAAACTGAAGAAAATAACTTGCTAATTTCTATTGTTACAAATTTTTGGGTGGAGAAACCAGTCGGTAAATCTGTTAACCTAAAATTTTTGGCTGGGTAAAGGTTGACCAAATTCGATAATGGGAATTTCTTTAGGGTGATTGGGGGAACTGTTTTTGTTTTCTTCAGGTGTGGGAAACATGGCAGCAGGTAGGGGTGAATTGTTGATTGGTGACGGGTTTTGAGAATTTAGGGGTGGGACGGTGATTAAGGGTTGTTGGGAGTTGCTTGTGAGGTTTGTGGATGGTGGTAGGGTGGTAGTGGGTTTTGTTAACAGACTGTTAGCGGGAGAAAAGGTAAGATGAGGATTGAATACCCAGCGCGTGGGTTTTTGTCGAGAAAGAGGTTGAAGTTGTACTTGGTTGGGTTGGAATTTGATTCCTGGTGCTAGATCAAGAACTATGCGGGTAATATTGGCGTTAAGTTGAGAAATACGAATTTTCTGAATTGCCCCGGCATATTCTTTTTGGGTGAGGACTTTACCCAATTTGGTATTAGGTAAATCGAGAACCAGACGTGGTGGTTCGGCTAGGTAGAAATATTGGGGTGTTGCAGTTGCGGAGATATTAATTTCTAACTGCTGGGATTTGGGGTTAAATTCCCAATTATTAAGTTGTGCGATTGGTTGGGCAATACTGATATTGGGGGTAAGGGTGATTAAACCACATAAACTTACCCCGATAGATGGAAGAATTTTATTAGTTATTGTTTTCATAATTTGGTGGTGCTTCAATATAGTACCTGGTTGGCAAAAATTAAGAATTACGAATTATTTCTTGGGTATTAACTGCTGGTAAAAGGGCGGTAAGGTGTGAGGTAACTTGACTGTAACGACGGGTAATGAGTAATGAAGAACGACATTGGATGGCGAGTTGATCTGTGTATCTTCCCAGAGTTTGACGTTCTATTCCCCACAGACGGCTAGTACCAGCAATAGTCAGATCAACATTTTCTGAGGCAGTAATTACCGCTTGGATTGGTTCTGGGGATGTAACAGTTTTAATTTCAATGCGATCGCGGACACTTTTGGGTAACTGCTCAATCATGGTGTTGAGTTCATAACTTAATTCGTCTTGGACATGATTGCCTTTAAAGACTTGTAAAACTTGTAACATACAAGTATCACGATTAATCAGCATTCTGAGGGCGATAATTAATGCTAAATCGTCATGAATGTTGGCAGAGTAGGGAACTAATAAACTTTCTAACCGTTCGCCACCTTTATCTACAAATACGGCGACATCTACTGGTGTAGTCCCCAGGATTTGTCCGACTCTTCCTCCTAACCGATTGTTACTAAAAGCTGGACGATGCCAACCGACGAGAACTAAATCGGGTTGTTCAATTTTGGCTATTTGTGCTGTTTCTCTAGCAACATTGCTAGATATGCGAACTATGGGATGGATACAGGAACGTGTTAGTGGTGGTTCTAGGGTATTGATTAATTCTTCTAATTTTTGGCGACGCTCGGCAATCAGTCTGTCGGCTTCGGTGGGGGTACTTTCAAAGCCATAGTCTTCTTCGAGTTCAATAAAACTGAGGGGATAAACAATAGCAGGTTGTCGGTTGTTGACTGCGATCGCTGTTGCTAACTGTAACAAACCTTTTTGGGCATTGGGATTGGCAACTGGGACTAAAATCCGATATGGGATGAGGTAAGGTTCGCTGGGGGCTGGTACAGCTTCTGAGGGAATTTCTGCTTCTGGTTCAACTATATCTAATCTGATTAGGCGCTTAGGATAAGTCCATTCCAGTAATGGTGAAGTCATGAATGTTGTCACCAAAGCCATAATTACTAACATGGTGAAAAGTAAGGGGGTAATTACGCCTAACTCTAAACCAATGTTCAAGACAATTAACTCGGTTAAACCGCGAGTATTCATTAACCAACCCAGGGCTGATGCTTCGCGTTTGTCAATGCCACTAATTCGAGCAGCTATATAAGCACCAGTAAATTTACCACCGATTGCTACTAATAAAATCAAAGCAGACAATAGCCATAAATGAGGACTGTTAAGTAAACCAATTTGTGTTTTTAAACCACTGTAGGCAAAGAAGATTGGTAACAGAAAGATGAGAACAAAATCTTCAGTTTTGATGGCTAATTCTCTGACTAATCCCTCATCTTTGGGCATGACTGCGCCTAATAAGAATGCCCCAAAAATTAGGTGAATGCCGATAAATTCAGTAATTAAAGCAGAGGACACAACTCCCATATAAATTACAGCGAGAACCAATTGACTCAAACGTCCAGCCCGACGATGATGTTTGCTTAACCGTTTGAGAAACCACCGTCCAACTGTGAACATGAAGCCAATATAAACAATGCTTTCAACAATGGTGAAAATAGCTTGTTGATCAATACTACCGTGACGAGCGACAGCGATCGCTACTGCTAAAATACACCAAGCTGTCACATCATCCACTGCTGCACAAGTTAAGGCTAATGTCCCTAACCGAGTTCCCTGTAAGTTATTTTCGGTAATAATTCTCGCCAATACAGGAAAGGCGGTAATTGACATGGCTGCCCCTAAAAACAAGGCAAAAGGGGCAAAATTTACATTGTTGCCAGAAACTAAAGGATAAAGGAGGAAAGATAATCCAAAAGCCGAAGCAAAGGGAACAATAATGCTGAGATTAGAAATGAGAATGGCAGTTTTTAAGTTACCACTCAGATATTTAGGATTTAATTCCAACCCAATCAGAAACATAAAAAATATTAGCCCTATTTGCGATAAAACATTCAAATAAGGCATTGTTTCTGGGGGAAATAGGCTATGTGCTAAACCGGGAGCAATTAAACCAAATAATGATGGACCAAGCATGATACCAGCGAAGATCTCACCAATTACCAATGGTTGTTTAATTGCTTTGAATCCCAGTCCCACAAGTCGGGAGAGTCCAATTACAATTAACACCTGAACTAGAACGAGAACAACTGTGTGCATATTTTCCTCATTAACGATTATCTGGGTTCACTATGATAATTATTTACAAGAGTGTAAATTGTCAACCTAATTAGATATATTTTCGGCTATTTTTATTAATTTAAGATGTTAATTATTGTTACTTTACTATCTTGATTTTCTCAAAAAATCAGTATTAATTTATTGTTAAACCGCGAATAAAATTGAGAATTAGCAAGCATAAAACATAGAACAAGAGAATCAAGTGATCAGAACCTTTAATCAATAAATTATTTCCTCAAAAAAGGCAATAATAACCCAGAAATTGTCAAACAATACTATAACTAAAAGTTGGAAAAAGGTCTCAGTTGTCATGTACAACACTTGCTGGTAAACCCCGTTTTTCTTCTTCTCTCTTCTTTCTGCTGACAAAGGGCGCAAAGCCTGCGCCCCTACCTCCTGACTCTAGGAAAGAATTAGCCAAAAAATTGTACATAAGGCGTTAAATTTTGTTAAGATTATATACGGCGTTAGCTTTGCCCCCTGTCCCCTACCTACGAGACGCTTCATGCTGCGATTAGAACATATCAGTAAAATTTATCCTACAGGCGAAGTTCTTAAAGATATCAACTGGGAAGTCAAACCAGGAGATCGGATTGGTTTAGTTGGTGTTAACGGTGCGGGAAAATCCACCCAATTGAAAATCATCTCTGGGGAGATTGAACCCACCGCTGGGGAAATTATTCGCCCTTCCAGCCTACATATAGCTTATCTTAACCAAGAATTTGAGGTTGACCCCACTCGTACAGTCAGAGAAGAATTTTGGACTGTATTTAAAGAAGCTAATGAAGTGCAGAAGGCTTTAGCTCATATTCCCCATGAGATGGAAACTGCTAATCCAGAAGAGTTAGATGAACTAATTCATCAGTTAGATAGGTTACAGCGTCAATTTGAGGCTTTAGACGGATATAACTTAGACTCGCGGATTGGTAAGATTTTACCAGAGATGGGATTTCAACTAGAAGATGGCGATCGCCTAGTTAGTGCCTTCTCCGGTGGTTGGCAAATGCGGATGAGTTTAGGGAAAATTCTCCTGCAAAAACCCGACTTGTTACTACTGGACGAACCGACAAACCACTTAGATTTAGAAACCATTGAGTGGTTAGAAAATTACCTGCGCGGTTTAATTACCCCCATGGTGATAGTTTCCCATGACCGGGAATTTTTAGATCGTCTGTGTAACCAAATCGTGGAAACTGAACGGGGTGTTTCCAGTTCTTACCTGGGTAATTACTCATCCTACCTACAACAAAAAGCGGAAAATCAATACGCACAACTTAACGCTTACGAACGTCAGCAAAAAGAATTAGAAAAACAACAAGCATTTGTAGATAAATTCCGCGCCAGTGCTACCCGCAGTACCCAAGCGAAAAGTAGAGAAAAGCAACTAGATAAAATTGAACGCATCGAAGCTCCCACAGGCGGAGTAAGAACTCTGCATTTCCGTTTTCCTGATGCTAGTCGTAGCGGTAGAGAAGTGGTAGAAATTAAGGATTTAACTCATGTTTATGGGGATAAAATTCTGTTTTTGTCGGCAAATCTGCTAGTGGAAAGAGGAGACAGAATTGCGTTTCTCGGTCCCAATGGTGCGGGTAAATCCACACTATTAAAAATTATGATGGGTGTTGAACCTCCCACAGAAGGGATTGTGAAATTAGGTGATCACAACGTTATTCCGGGTTACTTTGAGCAAAACCAAGCGGAAGCGTTGGATTTAAATAAAACCGTCATGGAAACAATTCATGATGAAGTTCCCAACTGGACAAACGAAGAAGTTCGTACACTGTTAGGAAGATTCTTATTTACTGGTGATACCGTATTTAAGAAAGTTGGGGCATTGAGTGGAGGTGAAAAAGCTCGGTTAGCATTGGCAAAAATGCTTTTACGTCCAGCGAATTTAATCATTTTGGATGAGCCTACCAACCACTTAGATATTCCTGCGAAAGAAATGATGGAAGAGGCTTTGCAAAACTATGATGGTACAGCCCTGGTAGTTTCCCACGACCGTTATTTTATCTCCCAAGTAGCTAACAAAATCGTCGAAATTCGTGATGGTGAATTTCGCGTTTATTTAGGAGATTATCACTACTATCTCGATAAGAAAGCCGAAGAGAAAGAACAAGCAGAATTAGCAGCAGCAGAAGCTGAAAAAGCTGCTAAAAAAGCCGCTAAAGCTGCTAAAGCTGGAGCAAAGCAGAAGTAGAATAATTGGGTATTGGGTATAAGCAATTATCTCCAAAACCCTAAGTCCTTGTATCCCTCTTTTCTGATCATCTATAAAATATAGAAAGGGGGATTTCCTGGGTTAACTAGAGAAATGCTGCTAAAAATCAGAAAAATATCCTGTATTATTCAGTTGCTCCTCTGATGTCCATATTCTTCAGTTTTTTCTGACTGGGTATCAGCTTGTTTTTGTTGATCAAAAGTAAAAATAGTGATTACAGTGATGGATATCACACTAAGTAGGTTGGCGTTAAAAATTGTCGTTGGGGCAAGGGAACAGGGAACAGGGAACAGGGAACAGGAAGAGAGTTTTGGGCGATTTTACTTTTCTTCACATACCTTTAAATTTTTCAGTTCACCTACTTAGTAAAGAGTTGAATAATTGTATTATATTACTGTCAAATACAATTATGAATTAATGAAATTCAAGTTAGGATTTATATTAGTCCGTTCTACATGGATAGCAGTTTTAGCTTTAGTATACTACGAAACTGCACAATTTTCTCGAATTCTCGCTTCTACGCCCCAAAATGTTACACCAGTTTGGCCACCTGATGGTTTTGCTACTGCTGCTATATTACTTTTTGGGTATTGGATTTGGCCAGGAGTATTAATTGGGTCATTCTTAGCAAATATTTGGGCATTTATTAATCCAACCAATATCATTACGCAAATTTCTTCAATTTTACAGGTTTTAGGAATTGCTATTGGTACAACTTCTGGGATATTACTGGGTTGTTTCCTATTTCGCAAATTAGTTGCTACACCCTCTCCTCTAGAACGACTAAGCGACGTGAGGAAATTTTTAGTATTCACAGGGATGATTGGACCAATTGTGAATGCGACTGCGGGAGCAATAGGATTAATATTATTAGGAAAAATATCTATTATTGACTTTACTAATGCATGGGTAACTTGGTGGATATCTAACGTAGCTGGAATTTTTATTTTTACTCCAGCATTACTAACTTGGGGAGAGTTATTTAAAGAATATTTCTTAACGCACAAACAAGAATTTGCAATTAACATAAAATCAAGAACTTTTTGGGGAATTATCGAAATCTTACTCTTATTAAAAATTGTCCTTATTATATGTGAAAATGCTTTTTTTAATAACTATTTTATAGAATACATGATTATTCCTTGTTTAGTTTGGGCAGTTTTTCGGTTTGGGAAACTAGCTGCTACAAACTTAATTGTACTTGTAGCTGTAATGGCTATTTTAGGAACAGTTAGAGGACTAGGAGCATTTAATCGTTCTAACTTAAATGACTCTCTTTTATTACTACAATGCTTTATTGGGGTAATTGTCTTAACAACACTTGTGTTAAATGCTGTGATTAGTGAAAGAAAAACAGCAATATTAATCCTAAAAAATTCGCAAATGGAATTATTTGATAAATCGCTAGAACTTCAGCAAATAGCAGAAATATTAGAGCAACAAAAAGAACAGCTTATTCAGCAAAATTTAGAATTAGAATTAGCAAAACAAAATTCTGTAGATGCTAACAATTACAAAAGTCAATTTCTCACCAACATGAGTCACGAACTGCGGATACCATTAAATGGTATTTTAGGAATTTCTCAAATTTTTCGAGATTCACCAAAATTAACAACATCAGAGAAAGAAGATATTCAAATCATTTATCAATCAGGTGTCCATTTATTATCATTAATTAATGATATTTTAGATATTTCTAAAATAGAAGCTGGAAAAATGGCACTAGAACTACAAAATTTTAACTTTCCTGATTTTTTGAAAGGGATAGTCGAAATTTGTCGTTATTCTACAGTGGAAAAAAATCTTGATTTTATCTATCAGTTTGACCAAAAAATACCTATTATTATTCATACCGATGAAAAACGCTTAAAACAGATTTTGCTAAATCTATTAGGAAACGCTATTAAATTTACGGATATAGGTAAAGTAAATTTGATTGTTAATTTTATTAGTCAAGAACCAAAAAATGAGTTATTTTATTTAACTAAAATAAACTTCCAAGTTACAGATACGGGTGTGGGAATTAGCTCTGAAAAATTAGCCAAAATATTCTTACCATTTGAGCAAGTAGGAGAAAGTAAACTTAAATCTCAAGGCACAGGATTAGGTTTAGCAATTAGTCAAAAAATAGCTCAAATAATGGGTAGTGAAATTAAAGTCATTAGTAAATTATCCCAAGGTAGTCTATTTAGTGTAGAGTTAGATTTTCTCACCCCCAAAGATCAAGATATCCAAAAACCAGTCATTAAATTTGATACCCATTTCTCCCAGAAATTTCCTTTACAAATATTGATTGCTGAAGATAATATTGTTAATCAGAAAATTGCTGAGAAATTATTTCAGAAACTAGGATATCAAGTAGATATTGTCAATAATGGGGTTGAGGTATTAACCGCATTAAAACAACAGATATATGATGTTATTTTCATGGATATACAAATGCCAGAATTAGATGGGATAGAAACAACAAAGGCAATTTATCAAGAATGGGGTAAAACTAATCGTCCTTATATTATTGCTATGACTGCCAATGCAATGCAGTCAAACAGAGATGAATGTTTATCTGTTGGTATGGATGATTTTATTCCTAAGCCTGTCAAATTAGAAGCAATTGTAGAATCAATTCAACTGGTGCAAAAAAGACTTTTTCAACACAGAATTTATCAGTCAGAATCAACAGATTAAGTAGGTTAGCATTGAAAATCGTCGTTATGGCACTAGGCTTGAGGCAAGAGGCAAGAGGCAAGAGGCAAGGGGCAAGGGGCAAGAGGCAAGGGGCAAGGGGCAAGAGGCTTGAGGCAAGAGGCTTGAGGCTTGAGTGAAGAGGGTTTGGGCGATTTTACTTTTCGTGACATATTACTCTTCGAGAAGCCGCTCCGCGTCTACGGTTTTTTTCCGTTCACCTACTTAAAAGCTGCATGACTTCTAAAAAGTACCCAAAAAAAGAGAGTGGGAGGAGGCATTACCAAGCGCCTTTCTCTCCCACTCTATCATTTGCTGCTGAAGCGATTAGGAACTTTATTCATACAGACGAGAACCGTTAATTAGGGGGGTAATTTGCAGGTTAACGATAACGTCTATACTTAGCAGGTATTCCTAGGCAGCAAATACTAATTCTATTTATTTTTTAAGCAATCTTAACAAGAGCTTTTTGCTAATTGATTCAGTCTCTTAACGAATCCCTTGTTTTTGCTCGACTCATATAATTTAGCCTGGTTCGTTTCATGATGGTTGCCAATTTGGCATTTATTTTTAAATTTTTTATTTGTTCATTGCCAACAGTTTGTAATCTATATTTTCCGGGAATAATTAATAGGGGGTCACACCCATCATCCCGGATATAGCTTGATTTCACTGGTTTTTAAGCCATTTTGTCTATGACCATAAAACCAATGTTAAAATATTTTGATTATGGAAAATCAAGGTTTTAAGGATGAGGGGTGAAACCCTTCATTTATTCACTAATGGTGTTGGAGTATATACTAGAGGCTATTAATTTAAATTGTTAAGCCGATTCCTCCAGCCGCAAAATCAATCACGGTTTGATTGGAAAATTCATGGCTTGCTATGGCTTGCAACATTGCCAAAGGTAAGGTGAGATGATTAGCACCGGCTTGGAGAGACGCGGCTGCTTCTGCTGGTGACTTGATACTAGCTGCTAAAATTTCCACATCACTGCCTTTGAGAATGCTGGCCATATCTCGTACCAAAGCAATACCGTCTCCTAACAAGCGTTCAGCCCGATTGACATAGGCTATGGCGATTTTTGCCCCCGCTTCCTTGGCTACTGCGGCTTGTGCGGGGCTGTAAATGCCGGTGACGGAACAGGTGATTTCTGAGGAAAGGGTGGCTACTACCTCAAATCCTAGGGGTGTGGCAGGAATTTTTAAGATGGTTTGAGAACCAATAATTTCAAAAGCTTTTCTCCCTTGGGCTATCATTTTCTCTTTGTCTGAAACGAGGAGTTGATAATATACCGGACCTGAAGTTAAGGAAACTAAGGTTTTGAGGGTGGTTTCTGGTGGGGTGTTGGCTTGTGCTAACAATGTGGGGTTGGTGGTGATACCTTTTACCCAACCCCAATGTTTAACAATTTCGGCTTCTGCGGCAATAGCTGAATCTAAATAAAGTGCCATAATAACCCTGATTAATTCTTTCCAGGATTACTTTACAGCAGTTTATCCAGAAGAATTAACAGAAATATCTTACCTAATTTTTCACGCTATCCTACGTACTCACCTCAATATAAAAAACATTTATGCCAATCTAGCCAAAAAGTGAGATACTGCAAAAAAATTATATATTCACCTCACATAACAACAAATGGAAAAACTACAATTATTTGGTATGCCTGCGGAGAAAGGGCGATGGCTACTGATACCTCTAAGTATCACTGTTTTACTGTGCTTGGGTACAGTTTATTCTTGGAGTATTTTTAGAAAACCTTTGGAAAAACTTCTTAGTGTGGGTGCAACTGATAGCCTATTACCATTTACGGTGCTGCTGGTTGTATTCGCAATTTTAATGCCAATCACTGGCTTTTATATCAATCGTTTTGATACTCGTTTGATTACAGGTGTTGGTGGTTTAATTACGGCAGTAGGTT is a window encoding:
- a CDS encoding transaldolase family protein: MALYLDSAIAAEAEIVKHWGWVKGITTNPTLLAQANTPPETTLKTLVSLTSGPVYYQLLVSDKEKMIAQGRKAFEIIGSQTILKIPATPLGFEVVATLSSEITCSVTGIYSPAQAAVAKEAGAKIAIAYVNRAERLLGDGIALVRDMASILKGSDVEILAASIKSPAEAAASLQAGANHLTLPLAMLQAIASHEFSNQTVIDFAAGGIGLTI
- a CDS encoding cation:proton antiporter; this encodes MHTVVLVLVQVLIVIGLSRLVGLGFKAIKQPLVIGEIFAGIMLGPSLFGLIAPGLAHSLFPPETMPYLNVLSQIGLIFFMFLIGLELNPKYLSGNLKTAILISNLSIIVPFASAFGLSFLLYPLVSGNNVNFAPFALFLGAAMSITAFPVLARIITENNLQGTRLGTLALTCAAVDDVTAWCILAVAIAVARHGSIDQQAIFTIVESIVYIGFMFTVGRWFLKRLSKHHRRAGRLSQLVLAVIYMGVVSSALITEFIGIHLIFGAFLLGAVMPKDEGLVRELAIKTEDFVLIFLLPIFFAYSGLKTQIGLLNSPHLWLLSALILLVAIGGKFTGAYIAARISGIDKREASALGWLMNTRGLTELIVLNIGLELGVITPLLFTMLVIMALVTTFMTSPLLEWTYPKRLIRLDIVEPEAEIPSEAVPAPSEPYLIPYRILVPVANPNAQKGLLQLATAIAVNNRQPAIVYPLSFIELEEDYGFESTPTEADRLIAERRQKLEELINTLEPPLTRSCIHPIVRISSNVARETAQIAKIEQPDLVLVGWHRPAFSNNRLGGRVGQILGTTPVDVAVFVDKGGERLESLLVPYSANIHDDLALIIALRMLINRDTCMLQVLQVFKGNHVQDELSYELNTMIEQLPKSVRDRIEIKTVTSPEPIQAVITASENVDLTIAGTSRLWGIERQTLGRYTDQLAIQCRSSLLITRRYSQVTSHLTALLPAVNTQEIIRNS
- a CDS encoding AMIN domain-containing protein, with product MKTITNKILPSIGVSLCGLITLTPNISIAQPIAQLNNWEFNPKSQQLEINISATATPQYFYLAEPPRLVLDLPNTKLGKVLTQKEYAGAIQKIRISQLNANITRIVLDLAPGIKFQPNQVQLQPLSRQKPTRWVFNPHLTFSPANSLLTKPTTTLPPSTNLTSNSQQPLITVPPLNSQNPSPINNSPLPAAMFPTPEENKNSSPNHPKEIPIIEFGQPLPSQKF
- a CDS encoding MASE1 domain-containing protein — translated: MKFKLGFILVRSTWIAVLALVYYETAQFSRILASTPQNVTPVWPPDGFATAAILLFGYWIWPGVLIGSFLANIWAFINPTNIITQISSILQVLGIAIGTTSGILLGCFLFRKLVATPSPLERLSDVRKFLVFTGMIGPIVNATAGAIGLILLGKISIIDFTNAWVTWWISNVAGIFIFTPALLTWGELFKEYFLTHKQEFAINIKSRTFWGIIEILLLLKIVLIICENAFFNNYFIEYMIIPCLVWAVFRFGKLAATNLIVLVAVMAILGTVRGLGAFNRSNLNDSLLLLQCFIGVIVLTTLVLNAVISERKTAILILKNSQMELFDKSLELQQIAEILEQQKEQLIQQNLELELAKQNSVDANNYKSQFLTNMSHELRIPLNGILGISQIFRDSPKLTTSEKEDIQIIYQSGVHLLSLINDILDISKIEAGKMALELQNFNFPDFLKGIVEICRYSTVEKNLDFIYQFDQKIPIIIHTDEKRLKQILLNLLGNAIKFTDIGKVNLIVNFISQEPKNELFYLTKINFQVTDTGVGISSEKLAKIFLPFEQVGESKLKSQGTGLGLAISQKIAQIMGSEIKVISKLSQGSLFSVELDFLTPKDQDIQKPVIKFDTHFSQKFPLQILIAEDNIVNQKIAEKLFQKLGYQVDIVNNGVEVLTALKQQIYDVIFMDIQMPELDGIETTKAIYQEWGKTNRPYIIAMTANAMQSNRDECLSVGMDDFIPKPVKLEAIVESIQLVQKRLFQHRIYQSESTD
- a CDS encoding DUF3172 domain-containing protein, translated to MRRKSANNRPTNPSKPSMFQSPVFNFATIALLGGVMILGIGIGIAFSSTTTLSSSNVASREFIDTRAPNPEICVQFGSSAMVMDARLFVTLNPFNVFVAQPNIRPGCVIRQNNWAILENKKLVTSDQVRECKNRLNTFGFTGDLNSEKPDIRCIYQNESAQNFFLSQPGAVGSPQDTERF
- a CDS encoding ABC-F family ATP-binding cassette domain-containing protein; this translates as MLRLEHISKIYPTGEVLKDINWEVKPGDRIGLVGVNGAGKSTQLKIISGEIEPTAGEIIRPSSLHIAYLNQEFEVDPTRTVREEFWTVFKEANEVQKALAHIPHEMETANPEELDELIHQLDRLQRQFEALDGYNLDSRIGKILPEMGFQLEDGDRLVSAFSGGWQMRMSLGKILLQKPDLLLLDEPTNHLDLETIEWLENYLRGLITPMVIVSHDREFLDRLCNQIVETERGVSSSYLGNYSSYLQQKAENQYAQLNAYERQQKELEKQQAFVDKFRASATRSTQAKSREKQLDKIERIEAPTGGVRTLHFRFPDASRSGREVVEIKDLTHVYGDKILFLSANLLVERGDRIAFLGPNGAGKSTLLKIMMGVEPPTEGIVKLGDHNVIPGYFEQNQAEALDLNKTVMETIHDEVPNWTNEEVRTLLGRFLFTGDTVFKKVGALSGGEKARLALAKMLLRPANLIILDEPTNHLDIPAKEMMEEALQNYDGTALVVSHDRYFISQVANKIVEIRDGEFRVYLGDYHYYLDKKAEEKEQAELAAAEAEKAAKKAAKAAKAGAKQK
- a CDS encoding Bax inhibitor-1/YccA family protein: MSNSSNFREAFREAKTHGIVGPNVIANALPYVGAGLVLTAFGTYGGLGVIRTNPGLFFPTFIGAVILELILFFVAQNVASKGNKALALPLLGIYSLLSGYTLSGLVFVALRTQGVGIQGIAIAALSCGITFIVARKIGSNLSEADGMALTKTISLGIVALLVVCLLQFVFALFGVYTPSWLEIGISGIGVFLFAGASVVDFYILPRTYRNDEYLPAALSMYLTYINLFVFILRLLIAINGRD